One Streptomyces fagopyri DNA window includes the following coding sequences:
- a CDS encoding glycosyltransferase 87 family protein, which produces MTVIALPRVRRHASVALGTCLLSFAAFWCAQRAAHVSMIDLTVYRAEGATVRAGGDLYALRTTEAHLPTTYPPFAALLFTPLTLLDPAALRTLATAGNLALLVAFVSLSLRLAGHARAKSAWWASAAAVWCEPVWTTLRYGQVNLLLGVLVLWDLSGRPVRRWAGAGIGIAAAVKLTPMLFAVFLLAAGLVEHARGGRGGSRLRHARGAAVAFTGATLLAAAVLPYDSWRFWSRMVFEAGRVGLVEDTANQSLRGVLARLLHSAHPGLWWVAAAAVAGVLGITVAVAAELRGLRAWAVAACAVTALLVSPVSWSHHWVWCVPVTLLLATRGRTSAVATALVFCSYALWWVPHGPGRLELHQNGVQSALSALYAAAGCVFLAVLAVRLSRTSRNA; this is translated from the coding sequence GTGACCGTGATCGCCCTCCCCCGCGTCCGCCGCCACGCGTCCGTCGCCCTGGGGACATGCCTGTTGTCGTTCGCCGCCTTCTGGTGCGCGCAGCGGGCCGCGCACGTGTCGATGATCGACCTGACGGTGTACCGGGCGGAGGGCGCGACCGTACGCGCGGGCGGCGACCTCTACGCGCTGCGCACGACCGAGGCCCATCTGCCCACGACGTACCCGCCGTTCGCGGCCCTGCTGTTCACACCGCTGACCCTGCTGGACCCGGCGGCCCTGCGGACGCTGGCGACGGCCGGGAACCTGGCCCTTCTCGTGGCGTTCGTGTCGCTCTCGCTGCGACTCGCCGGCCACGCGCGCGCGAAGAGCGCGTGGTGGGCGTCGGCGGCGGCCGTCTGGTGCGAGCCGGTGTGGACGACGCTGCGCTACGGGCAGGTGAACCTGCTGCTCGGCGTGCTGGTGCTGTGGGACCTGAGCGGGCGGCCCGTACGGCGCTGGGCCGGGGCCGGCATCGGGATCGCCGCGGCGGTCAAGCTGACCCCGATGCTGTTCGCGGTGTTCCTGCTGGCCGCCGGCCTCGTGGAACACGCCCGCGGGGGCCGCGGCGGGTCCCGGCTGCGCCACGCGCGCGGGGCGGCCGTCGCGTTCACCGGGGCGACGCTGCTCGCGGCGGCCGTCCTGCCGTACGACTCGTGGCGCTTCTGGAGCCGGATGGTCTTCGAGGCGGGCCGGGTCGGGCTGGTGGAGGACACCGCGAACCAGTCGCTGCGCGGGGTCCTGGCCCGCCTGCTGCACAGCGCGCACCCCGGCCTCTGGTGGGTCGCCGCGGCGGCCGTGGCGGGGGTGCTGGGAATCACCGTCGCCGTGGCCGCGGAGCTGCGTGGACTGCGGGCCTGGGCGGTGGCGGCCTGCGCGGTGACGGCACTGCTGGTCAGCCCGGTGTCGTGGTCGCACCACTGGGTGTGGTGCGTGCCGGTGACGCTGCTCCTCGCGACGCGCGGGAGGACGTCCGCCGTCGCCACCGCCCTGGTGTTCTGCTCGTACGCGCTGTGGTGGGTGCCGCACGGTCCGGGCAGGCTCGAACTGCACCAGAACGGCGTCCAGTCGGCGCTGTCGGCCCTCTACGCGGCAGCCGGTTGCGTCTTCCTGGCCGTCCTCGCGGTCAGGCTGTCGCGAACGAGTAGAAACGCTTGA
- a CDS encoding LytR C-terminal domain-containing protein — MNDRYDGYTGGDQYELVGYDEFGQPVYRQVPPQPSGQTYDPYAQPQQPQQAQGYGYDPYANGGTAYDTGQQPTSSYDTGRQPTSSYDTGRQPASSYDTGQQTSVPAYDPYDPYGAGASAPDGAGTAYDSYGQQAPTSQTPRTAHSAPTTRTERGGQTGRTGPTGQTPQPGRPGQTGRAVRDGHAGYDGQTPGAAGATSTGQQPRVAEQTAYIPQQAGSTEDGGPRADRDHGTEQFAFVEEQEAESEDVIDWLKFTENRTERREEARRRARGRIVALVVVFALVVVGGVGYLWYAGKLPGTTAHDKPAVTAASSAQNRDVLVVHLHDTKGGGTSTALLVDNTTTKQGTTVLLPNSLALTGDDGSTTTLAKSVDDDGSSGTQEAIDTVLGTDIQGTWRLDTPYLSNLVELVGNIDITTNTAVPDPEAKKKGEPPLVKKGEDQTLSGKTAVAYATYRAPGEAQNAQLERFGQVMQGVLRKLSSDKQAATTTVQTLAQILDPPLTDQDLGVFLAKLADLAKGGDYKTALLPVQQDGTLSESATDSVVKDVLGGTAKSPEAGAAVRVGIKNATGVKSATDNARVVLVNGGYTFLDSGTAAAAESVSRITYADDAKKNDAVEVAKTLGLPTSSVKKGGATSNADVSVVLGQDYKVSAPTG, encoded by the coding sequence GTGAACGACCGATACGACGGATACACGGGCGGCGACCAGTACGAGCTCGTCGGCTACGACGAGTTCGGGCAGCCTGTGTACCGGCAGGTGCCGCCCCAGCCGTCCGGGCAGACCTACGACCCGTACGCGCAGCCCCAACAGCCGCAACAGGCCCAGGGCTACGGCTACGACCCGTACGCGAACGGCGGGACGGCCTACGACACCGGTCAGCAGCCGACGTCGTCCTACGACACCGGCCGGCAGCCGACGTCGTCCTACGACACAGGCCGGCAGCCCGCGTCCTCCTACGACACCGGTCAGCAGACCTCCGTCCCCGCGTACGACCCCTACGACCCCTACGGAGCCGGCGCGTCCGCTCCTGACGGGGCGGGCACGGCGTACGACTCCTACGGGCAGCAGGCCCCGACGTCCCAGACCCCCCGCACGGCGCACTCGGCCCCCACGACGCGGACCGAGCGCGGCGGACAGACCGGGCGGACGGGCCCGACGGGTCAGACACCTCAGCCGGGCCGGCCGGGGCAGACCGGCCGGGCGGTGCGGGACGGGCACGCCGGGTACGACGGGCAGACCCCGGGCGCGGCCGGTGCCACGAGCACCGGACAGCAGCCGCGGGTCGCCGAGCAGACCGCGTACATCCCGCAGCAGGCGGGCTCCACCGAGGACGGTGGGCCGCGCGCCGACCGGGACCACGGCACCGAGCAGTTCGCGTTCGTCGAGGAGCAGGAGGCCGAGTCCGAGGACGTCATCGACTGGCTGAAGTTCACCGAGAACCGCACCGAGCGCCGCGAGGAGGCCCGCCGCCGCGCCCGCGGCCGGATCGTCGCCCTGGTCGTGGTGTTCGCCCTCGTCGTGGTCGGCGGCGTCGGCTACCTCTGGTACGCGGGCAAGCTGCCCGGCACCACCGCGCACGACAAGCCCGCCGTGACGGCGGCGTCGAGCGCCCAGAACCGCGACGTGCTCGTCGTCCACCTGCACGACACGAAGGGCGGCGGCACCTCCACCGCGCTGCTCGTCGACAACACCACGACCAAGCAGGGCACCACCGTCCTGTTGCCCAACTCCCTTGCCCTGACCGGCGACGACGGTTCGACGACCACGCTCGCCAAGTCCGTCGACGACGACGGTTCCTCCGGGACCCAGGAGGCGATCGACACGGTGCTGGGGACCGACATCCAGGGCACCTGGCGCCTCGACACCCCCTACCTCAGCAACCTCGTCGAACTCGTCGGCAACATCGACATCACCACCAACACCGCCGTGCCCGACCCCGAGGCGAAGAAGAAGGGCGAGCCGCCCCTCGTGAAGAAGGGCGAGGACCAGACCCTCAGCGGCAAGACGGCCGTCGCCTACGCGACCTACCGGGCCCCCGGCGAGGCCCAGAACGCCCAGCTGGAGCGGTTCGGTCAGGTCATGCAGGGCGTGCTGCGCAAGCTGTCCTCCGACAAGCAGGCCGCGACGACCACCGTGCAGACCCTCGCGCAGATCCTCGACCCGCCGCTGACCGACCAGGACCTCGGTGTCTTCCTCGCCAAACTCGCCGACCTCGCCAAGGGCGGCGACTACAAGACGGCGCTGCTGCCCGTGCAGCAGGACGGCACCCTGAGCGAGAGCGCCACCGACAGTGTGGTCAAGGACGTGCTCGGTGGAACCGCGAAGAGCCCCGAGGCCGGCGCCGCCGTCCGCGTCGGCATCAAGAACGCCACCGGAGTGAAGTCCGCCACGGACAACGCCCGTGTCGTCCTGGTCAACGGCGGTTACACCTTCCTGGACTCCGGCACCGCCGCCGCGGCCGAGAGCGTGTCCCGGATCACGTACGCCGACGACGCCAAGAAGAACGACGCCGTCGAGGTCGCGAAGACCCTGGGCCTGCCGACCAGCTCCGTGAAGAAGGGCGGGGCGACGTCCAACGCGGACGTGTCCGTGGTCCTGGGCCAGGACTACAAGGTGAGCGCCCCCACCGGATGA
- a CDS encoding cytochrome b/b6 domain-containing protein, whose translation MNPRRNGSTLPRPGRSAYGVATAVILLLIPVVVLAGGNGVRDFLNFGAGVLSLVALSCSVIWGLVATDRLFLNTRQRLVAQAVHRTTAVSSVAFLLLHITVKLALDHTVLIAALIPFSLGVSGTAGLIGFGSLAGLLMIFTAVTGALRGAFASPAPVASRWRAMHMLAYPAWCSALIHGLYAGRQAKPIFTILYSLCLVAVMAALALRAAPAPYKRRIADRFLALLGEGNGFGARMAREERLTASRASLAENTAPGFAPRPAQQSAGDSFVPPQRAPGPGQSLYQTPADPAAGGTPGFAAAYRAMSGTPGANPAGAAPTERFQMPVNTQQPTEAYPRPDGSSPSGSWPVPSPPPVGEAPRSAYDPLADTGYSIPVYDNSTTAGYGTSDVYDTGETNPAFRTYNTNDTYDSGPTPDVLPGAFDAPGSGEPWNAPSGGFK comes from the coding sequence ATGAACCCTCGTCGTAATGGCAGCACTCTTCCCCGCCCAGGCCGCTCCGCCTATGGAGTGGCCACCGCTGTCATTCTGCTTCTCATACCCGTGGTCGTACTGGCAGGAGGCAACGGAGTCCGGGACTTCCTCAACTTCGGCGCCGGCGTGCTGTCGCTGGTCGCCCTCTCCTGCTCCGTCATCTGGGGGCTGGTGGCGACCGACCGGCTGTTCCTCAACACCCGCCAGCGCCTGGTGGCGCAGGCGGTGCACCGCACGACCGCCGTGTCCTCGGTCGCCTTCCTGCTGCTGCACATCACGGTCAAGCTGGCGCTCGACCACACCGTGCTGATCGCCGCGCTGATCCCCTTCAGCCTCGGCGTGTCCGGGACGGCCGGACTCATCGGCTTCGGCTCCCTGGCCGGACTGCTCATGATCTTCACGGCCGTCACCGGCGCGCTGCGCGGCGCCTTCGCGTCCCCCGCCCCGGTCGCATCCCGCTGGCGCGCGATGCACATGCTGGCCTACCCGGCCTGGTGCTCCGCGCTGATCCACGGCCTCTACGCGGGTCGACAGGCGAAGCCGATCTTCACGATCCTGTACAGCCTGTGCCTGGTCGCGGTCATGGCCGCGCTCGCCCTGCGCGCGGCGCCCGCCCCCTACAAGCGCAGGATCGCCGACCGGTTCCTCGCGCTCCTCGGCGAGGGCAACGGCTTCGGCGCCCGGATGGCGCGCGAGGAGCGGCTCACGGCATCCCGCGCCTCCCTGGCCGAGAACACCGCGCCGGGCTTCGCGCCGCGCCCCGCCCAGCAGTCCGCGGGAGACTCCTTCGTGCCGCCGCAGCGCGCCCCGGGCCCCGGACAGTCGCTCTACCAGACCCCGGCGGACCCCGCCGCGGGCGGGACGCCCGGTTTCGCGGCCGCCTACCGGGCCATGTCGGGAACGCCCGGCGCGAATCCCGCGGGGGCCGCGCCGACCGAGCGCTTCCAGATGCCGGTGAACACACAGCAGCCCACGGAGGCGTACCCGCGCCCCGACGGCAGCAGCCCGTCGGGGAGTTGGCCCGTCCCCTCCCCGCCGCCGGTCGGCGAAGCGCCCCGCTCCGCGTACGACCCGCTCGCCGACACGGGATACAGCATCCCCGTCTACGACAATTCGACCACGGCCGGCTACGGCACGAGTGATGTGTACGACACCGGTGAGACGAACCCCGCCTTCCGCACGTACAACACCAACGACACGTACGACAGCGGTCCCACGCCTGACGTACTGCCGGGTGCCTTCGACGCTCCTGGCTCCGGTGAACCATGGAACGCCCCTTCCGGAGGCTTTAAGTGA
- the rsfS gene encoding ribosome silencing factor → MTATDRSIELIKTAAQAAADKLAHDIIAYDVSDVLSITDAFLLASAPNDRQVKSIVDEIEERLSKELGVKPVRREGDREARWVLLDYVDIVVHVQHSEERVFYALERLWKDCPELDLPADAKATRGKTAEHAKLQAEEDSAELGELR, encoded by the coding sequence GTGACCGCCACGGACCGCTCCATCGAGCTCATCAAGACCGCCGCACAGGCGGCCGCCGACAAGCTCGCGCACGACATCATCGCCTACGACGTCAGCGATGTGCTCTCGATCACCGACGCCTTCCTGCTGGCGTCCGCGCCCAACGACCGCCAGGTCAAGTCGATCGTCGACGAGATCGAGGAGCGCCTGAGCAAGGAGCTCGGCGTCAAGCCGGTCCGCCGCGAGGGCGACCGCGAGGCCCGCTGGGTGCTGCTCGACTACGTCGACATCGTCGTGCACGTCCAGCACAGCGAGGAGCGCGTCTTCTACGCCCTGGAGCGGCTCTGGAAGGACTGCCCGGAGCTGGACCTGCCGGCCGACGCCAAGGCCACCCGCGGCAAGACCGCCGAGCACGCCAAGCTGCAGGCCGAGGAGGACTCCGCCGAACTGGGAGAGCTGCGGTGA
- the leuS gene encoding leucine--tRNA ligase: MSETNPAAASEVAAPHRYTAAMAAEIEARWQDFWDAEGTYEAPNPSGDLAGDPELVAKPKKFIMDMFPYPSGAGLHVGHPLGYIATDVFARFQRMTGHNVLHTLGFDAFGLPAEQYAVQTGTHPRASTEANMENMKVQLRALGLGHDKRRSFATIDPEYYKWTQWIFLQIFNSWYDDEAGKARPISALIAQFESGDRAVSGADGTTRAWNELTAVERADTLSEYRLAYASDAPVNWCPGLGTVLANEEVTADGRSERGNFPVFKAKLRQWNMRITAYADRLLDDLEVLDWPEAIKLQQRNWIGRSEGARVDFPVDGDAITVFTTRQDTLFGATYMVLAPEHPLVDKFVPAAWPENTHEVWTGAHATPAEAVAAYRAQAASKSDVERQAEAKDKTGVFTGVYATNPVSGERIPVFIADYVLMGYGTGAIMAVPAHDTRDFAFARAFELPMRCVVEPSDERGTDPSTWDDAFASYDAKIVNSAGAEVSLDGLGVVEAKARITEWLARRGIGEGTVNFRLRDWLFSRQRYWGEPFPIVYDEDGVAHPLPESMLPLELPEVEDYSPRTFDPDDANTSPETPLSRNEDWVDVTLDLGDGRGPRKYRRETNTMPNWAGSCWYELRYLDPHNDRKLVDPGIEQYWMGPREGQPTGGVDLYVGGAEHAVLHLLYARFWSKVLFDLGHVSSAEPFHKLFNQGMIQAFVYRDSRGIAVPAAEVEERDGAYYHQGEKVSRLLGKMGKSLKNAVTPDEICDEYGADTLRLYEMAMGPLDVSRPWDTRAVVGQYRLLQRLWRNVVDETTGAVTVVEDGTAGAAGADEDTLRVLHKAIDGVRQDLEGLRFNTAIAKVTELNNHLTKSGGPVSRTVAESLVLLIAPLAPHIAEELWRKLGHSDSVVHQDFPVADPAYVVDEAVTCVVQIKGKVKARLEVSPSISDADLEKIALADEKVVAALDGAGIRKVIVRAPKLVNIVTA; the protein is encoded by the coding sequence ATGAGCGAGACGAACCCCGCTGCCGCCTCCGAGGTGGCAGCGCCGCACCGCTACACGGCCGCGATGGCCGCGGAGATCGAAGCACGCTGGCAGGACTTCTGGGACGCCGAGGGCACGTACGAGGCGCCGAACCCCAGTGGTGACCTGGCGGGCGATCCCGAGCTGGTCGCGAAGCCCAAGAAGTTCATCATGGACATGTTCCCCTACCCCTCCGGTGCGGGCCTGCACGTGGGCCACCCGCTGGGCTACATCGCCACCGACGTGTTCGCCCGCTTCCAGCGGATGACCGGTCACAACGTCCTGCACACCCTGGGCTTCGACGCCTTCGGCCTGCCCGCCGAGCAGTACGCCGTGCAGACCGGCACGCACCCGCGCGCGTCCACCGAGGCCAACATGGAGAACATGAAGGTCCAGCTGCGCGCGCTGGGCCTGGGCCACGACAAGCGCCGGTCGTTCGCCACGATCGACCCGGAGTACTACAAGTGGACCCAGTGGATCTTCCTGCAGATCTTCAACTCCTGGTACGACGACGAGGCCGGCAAGGCCCGTCCGATCTCCGCGCTGATCGCCCAGTTCGAGAGCGGTGACCGGGCCGTCTCGGGCGCTGACGGCACCACGCGCGCGTGGAACGAGCTGACCGCCGTCGAGCGCGCCGACACCCTGAGCGAGTACCGGCTGGCCTACGCCTCCGACGCGCCCGTCAACTGGTGCCCCGGGCTGGGCACCGTACTGGCCAACGAGGAGGTCACCGCGGACGGCCGCTCGGAGCGCGGCAACTTCCCGGTCTTCAAGGCCAAGCTGCGGCAGTGGAACATGCGGATCACCGCGTACGCCGACCGCCTGCTGGACGACCTGGAAGTGCTGGACTGGCCCGAGGCCATCAAGCTGCAGCAGCGCAACTGGATCGGCCGCTCCGAGGGCGCCCGCGTCGACTTCCCCGTCGACGGCGACGCCATCACGGTCTTCACCACGCGTCAGGACACCCTGTTCGGCGCCACCTACATGGTGCTGGCCCCCGAGCACCCGCTGGTCGACAAGTTCGTCCCGGCGGCCTGGCCCGAGAACACCCACGAGGTGTGGACCGGCGCTCACGCCACCCCCGCCGAGGCCGTCGCCGCCTACCGCGCGCAGGCCGCGTCGAAGTCGGACGTCGAGCGTCAGGCCGAGGCCAAGGACAAGACCGGCGTCTTCACCGGCGTGTACGCCACCAACCCGGTCAGCGGCGAGCGGATCCCCGTCTTCATCGCCGACTACGTGCTGATGGGCTACGGCACCGGCGCCATCATGGCCGTCCCGGCGCACGACACCCGCGACTTCGCGTTCGCGCGCGCCTTCGAGCTGCCGATGCGCTGCGTCGTCGAGCCGAGCGACGAGCGAGGTACCGACCCCTCGACATGGGACGACGCCTTCGCCTCGTACGACGCGAAGATCGTCAACTCCGCGGGCGCCGAGGTCTCCCTGGACGGCCTGGGTGTCGTCGAGGCCAAGGCGCGCATCACCGAGTGGCTGGCCCGCCGGGGCATCGGCGAGGGCACCGTCAACTTCCGCCTGCGCGACTGGCTGTTCAGCCGCCAGCGCTACTGGGGCGAGCCCTTCCCGATCGTGTACGACGAGGACGGGGTCGCCCACCCGCTGCCCGAGTCGATGCTGCCCCTGGAGCTGCCGGAGGTCGAGGACTACTCACCGCGCACCTTCGACCCGGACGACGCGAACACCTCCCCGGAGACGCCGCTGTCCCGCAACGAGGACTGGGTCGACGTCACCCTGGACCTGGGCGACGGCCGAGGCCCGCGGAAGTACCGGCGCGAGACCAACACCATGCCCAACTGGGCCGGTTCCTGCTGGTACGAACTGCGCTACCTGGACCCGCACAACGACCGGAAGCTGGTCGACCCGGGCATCGAGCAGTACTGGATGGGCCCGCGCGAGGGGCAGCCCACCGGCGGGGTCGACCTGTACGTCGGCGGCGCCGAGCACGCCGTGCTGCACCTGCTGTACGCGCGCTTCTGGTCGAAGGTCCTGTTCGACCTGGGCCACGTCTCCTCGGCCGAGCCGTTCCACAAGCTGTTCAACCAGGGCATGATCCAGGCCTTCGTGTACCGCGACAGCCGTGGCATCGCCGTGCCGGCCGCCGAGGTGGAGGAGCGCGACGGCGCGTACTACCACCAGGGCGAGAAGGTCTCCCGGCTGCTGGGCAAGATGGGCAAGTCCCTGAAGAACGCGGTCACTCCGGACGAGATCTGCGACGAGTACGGCGCGGACACGCTGCGCCTGTACGAGATGGCGATGGGTCCCCTGGACGTGTCGCGACCGTGGGACACGCGCGCGGTGGTCGGCCAGTACCGGCTGCTGCAGCGCCTGTGGCGCAACGTCGTCGACGAGACCACCGGTGCCGTCACCGTCGTCGAGGACGGCACGGCCGGCGCGGCCGGTGCGGACGAGGACACGCTGCGGGTCCTGCACAAGGCGATCGACGGCGTGCGCCAGGACCTGGAAGGTCTGCGTTTCAACACGGCGATCGCCAAGGTCACCGAGCTGAACAACCACCTGACCAAGTCGGGCGGCCCGGTGTCGCGCACGGTCGCCGAGTCCCTGGTGCTGCTGATCGCGCCGCTGGCGCCGCACATCGCCGAGGAACTGTGGCGCAAGCTGGGCCACTCGGACTCGGTGGTGCACCAGGACTTCCCGGTGGCCGATCCGGCGTACGTCGTGGACGAGGCCGTGACCTGCGTCGTGCAGATCAAGGGGAAGGTCAAGGCGCGCCTGGAGGTCTCCCCGTCGATCTCCGACGCCGATCTGGAGAAGATCGCGCTGGCCGACGAGAAGGTCGTCGCGGCGCTGGACGGCGCGGGCATCCGCAAGGTGATCGTGCGGGCGCCGAAGCTGGTGAACATCGTCACCGCCTAG
- a CDS encoding NADH-quinone oxidoreductase subunit NuoF family protein yields the protein MNEALPDVPEVRVVGLPQLTSGFDLVERLDLPMHLKVHGPLEPMGGEQLAGLAEAIGLKGRGGAGFPFAKKLRSVAESAISKGIRPVVVVNGSEDEPACRKDTVLINRAPHLILDGALLAAEAMGARTLVIGVTRESTQRSMEAALAERGLSDRRGSPLRARVQRNPVRMVTGAAASLVRSIDGGPAIPPGRKISASQTGVGGAPTLLSNAETFAQLAIAARIGPDRYRNTGLYDEPGTVMLTVSGAVARPMVIEVPTGVPLRYVLQLAGAPPVPQGVLTGGYHGKWLDAATVNEAIVSRNSLDAVGGSLGAGAILPITQETCPLGESLRVAQWLAEESAGQCGPCYLGLPAAARGLEDILNGGGPAALEAVKQVAKAVKRRGACSHPDGSAMFIESTIKAFTDDLAAHVLGNGCGRPVEGVLPLFEGGQTPTGIPGGQAQEEAGPSRQKIYVDWTLCRGHGLCADILPEVFELGADGFPTVAQAQVPRYAEAKALRAVRRCPALALRLEEDSRSSAPARNNLPVLSQRRGRRALGSGR from the coding sequence GTGAACGAGGCCCTGCCCGACGTCCCGGAGGTCCGCGTCGTCGGACTTCCGCAGCTCACGTCGGGTTTCGACCTGGTTGAACGGCTCGACCTGCCCATGCACCTCAAGGTGCACGGGCCGCTCGAGCCGATGGGCGGTGAACAGCTGGCCGGCCTCGCCGAGGCGATCGGCCTGAAGGGCCGCGGCGGCGCGGGCTTCCCCTTCGCCAAGAAACTGCGCTCGGTCGCCGAGTCGGCCATCAGCAAGGGCATCCGGCCCGTGGTGGTCGTCAACGGAAGCGAGGACGAACCCGCCTGCCGCAAGGACACGGTCCTCATCAACCGTGCCCCGCACCTCATCCTGGACGGAGCCCTGCTCGCCGCGGAGGCCATGGGCGCGCGCACCCTGGTCATCGGCGTGACGCGTGAGTCCACCCAGCGGTCCATGGAGGCCGCGCTGGCCGAGCGCGGCCTGAGCGACCGGCGCGGATCGCCGCTTCGCGCGCGCGTGCAGCGCAATCCGGTCCGCATGGTGACCGGGGCGGCGGCCTCGCTCGTCCGCTCCATCGACGGCGGCCCGGCCATCCCGCCCGGCCGCAAGATCAGCGCGTCGCAGACCGGGGTCGGCGGCGCGCCCACGCTGCTGTCGAACGCCGAGACGTTCGCGCAGCTGGCCATCGCCGCCCGCATCGGCCCCGACCGCTACCGCAACACCGGCCTGTACGACGAGCCCGGCACCGTCATGCTCACCGTCTCCGGCGCGGTCGCGCGCCCCATGGTGATCGAGGTTCCGACCGGCGTACCGCTGCGGTACGTGCTCCAGCTCGCCGGTGCCCCGCCCGTACCGCAGGGCGTGCTGACCGGCGGGTACCACGGCAAGTGGCTGGACGCGGCGACGGTCAACGAGGCGATCGTCTCCCGCAACTCCCTGGACGCCGTGGGCGGATCGCTCGGCGCCGGCGCGATCCTCCCGATCACCCAGGAGACGTGCCCGCTGGGCGAGTCGCTCCGCGTGGCGCAGTGGCTGGCCGAGGAGAGCGCGGGACAGTGCGGTCCCTGCTACCTCGGCCTGCCCGCCGCGGCGCGCGGTCTGGAGGACATCCTCAACGGCGGCGGTCCGGCCGCCCTGGAGGCCGTGAAGCAGGTCGCCAAGGCCGTGAAGCGACGCGGTGCCTGCTCCCACCCGGACGGCTCGGCGATGTTCATCGAGTCGACGATCAAGGCGTTCACCGACGACCTCGCCGCGCACGTCCTCGGAAACGGCTGTGGAAGGCCCGTGGAGGGCGTTCTGCCGCTCTTCGAGGGCGGGCAGACCCCGACGGGCATCCCGGGCGGCCAGGCGCAGGAGGAGGCGGGCCCCAGCCGCCAGAAGATCTACGTCGACTGGACGCTGTGCCGCGGGCACGGCCTGTGCGCGGACATCCTGCCCGAGGTCTTCGAGCTCGGCGCGGACGGCTTCCCCACCGTCGCGCAGGCTCAGGTCCCCCGGTACGCGGAGGCGAAGGCGCTGCGTGCCGTACGCCGCTGCCCGGCGCTCGCCCTGCGCCTTGAGGAGGACTCCAGGTCCTCCGCGCCGGCCCGCAACAACCTGCCGGTGCTCTCCCAGCGCCGGGGCCGCCGGGCGCTCGGCAGCGGCCGCTGA
- a CDS encoding histidine phosphatase family protein yields MTAEAGRKQGRGRRVILWRHGQTSWNVESRFQGSTDVELTETGIGQARRAARLLASLEPDAIVASDLRRAAATAAELAELTGLDVTHDEALRETYAGVWQGLTHEEILGRYGDEYAAWKRGEPVRRGGGELESEVADRAAPVVLRHADKLPEDGTLVVVSHGGTIRTTIGRLLGLESQHWESLGGLSNCCWSVLGRGARGWRLLEHNAGTLPEPVLGDDD; encoded by the coding sequence GTGACCGCCGAGGCCGGCAGGAAGCAGGGCCGGGGCCGCCGGGTCATCCTCTGGCGGCACGGCCAGACCTCCTGGAACGTGGAGAGCCGCTTCCAGGGCTCCACGGACGTGGAGCTCACCGAGACCGGCATCGGCCAGGCCCGGCGCGCCGCCCGGTTGCTCGCCTCGCTGGAGCCCGACGCGATCGTCGCCTCCGACCTGAGGCGCGCCGCCGCCACGGCCGCCGAGCTGGCCGAGCTCACCGGCCTCGACGTCACCCACGACGAAGCCCTGCGGGAGACCTACGCGGGCGTCTGGCAGGGGCTGACGCACGAGGAGATCCTCGGCCGGTACGGCGACGAGTACGCCGCGTGGAAGCGCGGCGAGCCCGTGCGCCGCGGCGGAGGCGAACTGGAGTCCGAGGTCGCCGACCGGGCCGCTCCCGTGGTGCTGCGACACGCCGACAAACTCCCCGAGGACGGCACGCTCGTGGTCGTCAGCCACGGCGGCACGATCCGTACGACCATCGGGCGTCTGCTCGGCCTGGAGTCACAGCACTGGGAGAGTCTCGGCGGCCTCTCCAACTGCTGCTGGTCCGTCCTCGGACGGGGCGCGCGGGGCTGGCGACTGCTGGAGCACAACGCCGGCACGCTGCCGGAGCCGGTGCTCGGAGACGACGACTGA